CTTCGTCTTCACCGGAGAAGGCGGGATTGACTTCCAGACCAAATTCGGCAAAACGCCGTACGGCGTAGCAAGCACCGCCAAGGCCAGCGGTAAAAAAGTCATTGCCCTGGCGGGTTATATCGGCGAGGGAATCGAGACGCTCTACGCCGAAGGAATCGACGCCGTCTTCGGCATCGTTCCCGGGGCTTCGAGCCTGGAGAAGCTGCTGGCTGACGGCCCTGCCAATGTCGAACGGACCTGCGAGAATATTGCCAGGCTGCTGAAGCTCAGCGGGCAGTAAGGTTAGTTAAGTGAATGGAGCAGCGGAGTTTAATGTAGCGGAACTTAGTGAATAGCAGAGGTAAGTGAATATTGGAATGTAGCTAATAGTTGCGTTGCATAGAATTGCCCCGGTGGATATGATCCTCCGGGGCAATTGCTTTTATTAATGGGGTGCCGCAACCCTACTCCCAAGTAAGAAGTGGAAAAAGAGCATTTAATTTCTCTGAAATCTTATAGTTGAGGATTTTAGATGGAAAAAGTACAACTGCTTAGCCGGAAACCTGCGTTTGGCGGGAGCTGGGCTGAATTAAATGCCCTTTTTCCAATTAAATTCCTCAGCGTACCCATCAGCCGGAAATTAGATGTACTTAATCCACCTATGATCATGCTGAAATTTTAGCTTATAGAAGAAGCACTTAAGAAATTAACAAAAAGCAAAAAGAAGCGGAGGGGAAATTTGGAACTGGAGGAGCGTTAGCGACCGCCTTTGTGTTTGGATTTCTACCGCGAGGAGCGTTTGAAATCAGGAAATCCAAACACAAGAGCGGCCGGAAGTCCAAATGTTCACCGCAGCGACGACCAGGCTTTGAGTTCTAATCGCAAGTGCTTCTTTTATAGTATCTACTTATACAGCGCCAGCAGCTCATGCGTAAGCTCGAAGAGCTGCAGCAGGTTCCTCGGGTCCTTGCCGGTGACGCTCTCGATCCGCTTCAGACGGTATTGCAGCGTATTGCGGTGGATGTTCAGCTGCTCAGCCGTCTGCGAGACACTGCAATTGTGATTGATGAAGCTGCGGAGTGTCTCCAGCAGATCGGCGGTATCCTCCAGCTTGATTGCCGTGCCGGGCTTGTCTGACAGCTTCGCCTGACTAAGCTTTACCAGGAATTCTGCATCCTCGTAGCTGATCGATTGCCCCGCAGGGCGGAGTGCTAGAAGAACGCCGAGGGCAGCCTTGGCCTGACGGTAGCCCTCCGCGATACTGGCCTCCAGCCGGCCCGAGGCCAGCAGGAGCTGCGGCTGATTATGCAGCAGCTCTGCAATTAGCCGGCTGCAATCCGGCCGGCTCTGGACCAGGATTACCCATGTATCCCCGTCGAGCTGGAAGGACGGATGCAGGAACAATAGCTTTGCCTCATCAAGCTCTGGCTGCACATGCTTGAGATACAGCACGGTGGTCTTCTGCAGAAGGTCGATCTGATAGGCCGCGGCTTCTTTTCGCAGCTTCTGGGAGTACGCTCCCTGATGGTCAAGGAGCATCTCCAGCAGAGCCTTCTTGCGACTCACTTCGCTGGCCAGATGCTCCAGCGTGTTTCTTTGTTCAATGAGCAGCGATACCGTGGTCCTCACGATATTGCAGAAGGGCCGGACCTCTTCCGGGCTGCCGGAGATTCCGATTACACCTACGCGGGTATTGCCGATGACAATCGGTTCGTTGGTGCCCTTTTTCTCATATCGCCCGTCCTCCATGACTTCGACCCTGTGCCCGGTGGACAGTGCCTCAACAGCCCCCTGATGAACGGTACCGACCCTTGCCCTATGCCCGCTGCCGATGATGATCCCCTGATCGTTCATGATGTTAATGTTATAGGGGATGTCCATCATCATCTTGTCTACAATCTCCTGCGCCTGCTTCTCCGATAGCTGAAACAACCGGAACTCCCTCCTTATCTTGAGCGGGTAACCGCCTATATTGCCTCTACTTCACTCATTGTGCATCTGAACAAAATTATAGTCCAACCTTCACCACGAAGAAAGGAGGAACCTCACGAGGCAGTTTACACGGAACCGTGCAAGAAGCTGTACCCAAAAAGCCAGCCCCAATGCGGGCTGACCTTAATAGAAGGGGGGATTTTGAAAAATAAGAATGGATGAGTCCGCGCTATAAATATCGCTTACCCTTGGGCAATACCTGCCCGGCTGAAAATAAACTTCAGCTTCTCCTCATGCTCCGCACTCCATACCCCAGGCGAAGCCAGGCTGAAGGTGGATACCGGAACACCCGACAAGCGGACAGCTTCCTTGATCGAAGCGATGAACGGGTCATCGATGGCATACAGGGCCGGAATTTCAACGATCTGCCGGTTGAACTGCAGGACGCCTGCCAGATCTCCCTTTTTGAAGCTGTCATACACGCCGAGCATCAGCTGCGGAGCGAAGTTCGCACTGGCAGCGATCGCCCCGTCTCCTCCGGCAGCCAGCGTAGGCAGCAAATATTCGTCGAAGCCGCAGAAGACGGAGAAGTCCGGACTAACCGCCTTCACCTGCATGATCATCTGGCGGATGTGGCTAAGCTGGTCCACGGTATCCTTGATGCCGAGTACATTCGGATAATGTGCTGCAAGGCGGGCCACGAAGGCCGGAGTCAGATCCTGGCCGGTCATGGCCGGGAAGTTGTACAGCATGAGCGGTACATCGACCGCTTCCAGCACAGCGGCATAATGCGCGAACAGGGCGTCCCCGTTCAGCTTGTAGTAATACGGATTCATAATGACGATGCCGGTAGCTCCATGCTCAGCAGCATGGCGGGAGAGCCGGAGGGTCTCAGGGGCCGTGTTGCTGCCGGTGCCGATCCAGGCCGGAAGACGGCCATTCGTATATTCCAGGCATAGCTCTGCGATCTCTTCACGCTGCTCTGCGGTGAACAGGGTGAATTCTCCGGCCGTTCCAAGGAAGAACAGACCGTGAACCCCTTTGGCGATCAGGCTGTCGATGAGCAGCTTCATTCCGTCACGGTCGAATTTCCCGGTGGAATCCAGAATGGTCGGGACGGGAGGAATGACACCTGCATTCGGGTGGCTAAGTTTCATTTTATTTTTGCCTCCTGGTTTGGTATTATAAACATATGATTATTATAGTGAACTTGGAAGGCTTAATCAATGGATTTATGAGAGGGGAATGAAGGTGTGGACCAGAAGTACTGGGTTCCGGCATTGGAACGGGCTGATCTGATTCTTAAGGCCATCTCAAGACAGACCGGAGCGCTCAAAATGACAGATCTCTGCGAGGAGACCGGCATTAACAAAAGCTCGATGTTCTCGCTGCTGCGCACAATGGAGACTCTGGGATGGGTGGTGAAGGATGCGGGCGAGAGGTATGTGCTTGGCGCCGGGATCTCCTATTATAATACCGTCTATAATGATTCGCTTAAGCAGAATATGAATCTGGTAGAGCGGTTTCTGGCAGAGTCGGTGCAGAGTGTCGGGGCGGTGGGGGAGACCTTTCAGCTGTCGGTGCTGGACCGCGATGAGATTATTTACCTGGCCAAGCAGGAGGGGCAATCCCTGGTAAGGCTGGAGTCCAGCCCCGGGATGCGGTTTCCGGCACATGCGACGGCGATGGGCAAGATGATGCTGGCGCTGCTGCCGGAGGGGGAGCTGGAACGGCGTTATCCGGGTAAAATGCTGCCTGCGGTCACTGCCCGCACGCTCACAGACTGGTCTAAGTTCATAGCAGCCCTGGCAGCGATTCGTAAGACCGGCTATGCGCTGGATCAGGAGGAGATTATCCAAGGCATCAGTTGTGTGGCAGCGCCGGTTCTGGATGCCTCAGGCAAGGCTGTTGCCGCTGTCAGCACTTCGATGCTTCAGCATGCATTCGAGGCGAAGCGGGAGATTGCGCTGCGGGAGGTAAAGGCGCTGGCAGTGAAGCTCTCGTTGTCTTAGCTTAGGCATCCGGGCAAGAACATTCATTCTGAGGGAGAGAAGGGGTTACTGTGAAATTGACCGTACAAGAGATTATGAAGGAAGACATCATTGAAGCTGTTCCGGTACATACGGCTGCGGAAGGGCCGGCAGGTCAGCTGCCGATCACCGGGGAGGTGCTGCGGAATGCGCCGAGCGGAGAGATTTTTGGCATGACTCAGAACGCGGGCATGGGCTGGAATCCGCTGCTGCTGAACCGGCCCCAGTATCTGATTCTCGGAACGATGGGCGGCATCCGGCGCGAGGACGGCACTCCGCTGGCGCTCGGATATCATACCGGTCACTGGGAGATCGGCGTGATGATGGAGGAGATTGCGGAGGAGCTTACCGCAAATGAGGGAATTCCGTTCGCCGGATATGTCAGCGATCCCTGTGACGGCCGTTCCCAGGGAACCACAGGCATGTTCGATTCCCTGCCTTACCGCAATGATGCGGCCATCGTGCTGCGGCGGCTGATCCGTTCACTCCCTACCCGTAAGGGTGTGCTTGGCGTAGCTACCTGCGACAAAGGCTTACCCGCCATGCTGCTGGCCCTTGCCGGGATGCACAAGCTGCCGGGCATCATCGTTCCCGGCGGCGTGACTTTGCCTCCTATAGAGGGAGAGGACGCAGGTAAGGTGCAGAGCATCGGGGCTCGCTACAGCAACGGGGAGCTGTCCCTGGAGGAAGCGGCAGATCTCGGCTGCCGGGCCTGTGCGACGCCGGGCGGCGGCTGTCAGTTCCTCGGCACCGCCGCAACCGCCCAGGTGATTGCGGAGGCATTGGGCATGGCGCTGCCGCATTCGGCCCTGTCTCCTTCGGGGCAGCCGATCTGGAAGAACATCGGCCGCCAGTCGGCCCGGGCCCTTCAGCATCTGGATCAGAACGGAATCGTGATGAGTGACATTCTGACAGATCAGTCGATCCAGAATGCCATGGTGCTGCACGCTGCCTTCGGCGGCTCTACGAATCTGCTGCTGCATCTGCCGGCCATCGCCCATGCCGCCGGGCTGAAGGTTCCGACCGTTGAGGACTGGAACCGGGTGAACCGGATGGTTCCGCGCCTGGTCAGTGTATTGCCGAATGGACCAGTGCCTCACCCCACAATCCGGGTGTTCCTTGCAGGGGGAGTTCCTGAGGTCATGCTGCATTTGCGCAAGCTGGGACTGATTGACGAGTCCGTGCTGACGGTGACCGGACGGACACTGGGCGAGAATCTGGACTGGTGGGAGAGCTCGCAGCGGCGGACCGATCTGCGTCAGCGGCTGCTGGAAGCAGATGGTGTAGACCCGGATTCTGTCATTATGAGCCCGGAGGAAGCGAAGCGCCAGGGGATGGCGTCTACTATGACGTTCCCTATCGGCAATCTCTGCCCCGAAGGTGCAGTCATCAAATCGGCAGCCATTGACCCAGCCGTTCTGGACAGCGAGGGCGTCTATCGCCATACCGGACGAGTGAAGGTGTTCACCACCGAGAGAGCCGCCATCCGCAGCATCAAGCTGGGTATGGTCCAAGCGGGGGATATTCTGGCCGTCATCGGCCGCGGGCCGAGCGGAACGGGGATGGAGGAGACCTACCAGCTCACCTCGGCGCTCAAGCATCTGCCGTACGGCAAATATGTCACGCTGATCACGGATGCCCGCTTCTCCGGCGTCTCCACAGGTGCCTGCATCGGCCACATGGGGCCGGAAGCGCTGGCCGGCGGCCCGCTCGGCAAGCTTCGTGATAATGACTGGGTAGAAGTGCGGATTGATACGGTGAACTTGGAAGGAAGCGTGAACCTGGTGGGCGAGGGAGATGAGCCGCTGACCAAGGAAGCGGGGATGCTGATTCTGGCTTCGCGGACACCGCATCCGGGCCTGGCGGTAGATCCGGGCCTGCCGGAGGATACCCGGCTGTGGGCTGCGCTTCAAGCAGCCAGCGGCGGAACCTGGAAGGGCTGTATCTACGATACTGACAAAATCATTGCCTTACTGGAAGCAGGACGGCAAGCATTGGAGGAGAAACTATGAGCCGAAATCTGATTCATAATCCCATTCTGCGCGGATTTCATCCCGACCCGTCGATCTGCCGGGCTGGAGATGACTATTACATCGCCACCTCAACCTTTGAGTGGTTCCCCGGTGTGCGGATTCATCATTCGCGCGATCTGGTGAACTGGCGGCCGCTGACCTATGCGCTGACCCGCAGCTCGCAGCTTAATATGGAGGGGGACCCTGATTCCGGCGGCATCTGGGCACCTTGCCTCACGTACGACAATGGACTCTTTTATCTGATCTATACCGATGTCAAAAGCCGCCAGGGTGCCTTCAAAGATACACCAAACTATCTGGTGACAGCCGAGAATATTGAAGGCCCCTGGTCTGAGCCGGTCTATCTGAACAGCAGCGGCTTCGACCCCTCGCTGTTCCATGATGAGGACGGGCGCAAATGGCTGGTCAATATGCTGTGGGATCACCGCACCGGCCGCAACAGCTTCGCCGGGATTGTGCTCCAGGAATATTCGGTGGAAGAGCAGCGCCTGATCGGCCCGGTTACTAACATCTACAAAGGAACGGAGCTGAAGCTGACCGAAGGCCCGCACCTGTACAGGAAGGACGGCTGGTATTATCTGATTACCGCTGAGGGCGGTACGCAGTATGATCATGCGGTAACGGTAGCCCGCGCGAAGCAGATTGAAGGTCCTTACGAGACCGCTCCCGTTAATCCGCTGCTGACCTCTGCAGGACACCCCGAGCTTGCGCTGCAAAAAGCAGGCCATGCCAGCCTGGTCGAGACGCAGACCGGCGAATGGTACATGGTCCATCTGTGCGGCCGTCCGGTCAAGGACAAGTATTGCAATCTGGGCCGGGAGACGGCGATTCAGCGCGCCATATTTACGGAAGACGGCTGGCTGGCCTTGTCCGGGGGCGGAAATGCTCCATCGCTGACGGTGGAAGGCCCGGATCTTCCGGCGCATCCTTTTGCGCCAGCCGCTTCTCGCGACGACTTCGAGGCCCCGCAGCTGGATGTCCGCTGGAGCACCTTGCGGGTGCCTGCGGACGAATCCTGGCTCTCACTTCAGGAGCGTCCGGGATACCTGCGCCTGCGTGGCAGGGAATCTATGAGCTCCATGCACCGTCAGAGCCTGGTCGCCCTGCGCCAGCAAGCCTTCCGTTGCAGCGCTGAGACCTCGGTGGACTTCGAGCCGCAGCATTTCCAGCAGATGGCCGGCCTGATCGTCTATTACGATACGATGGATTACCTCTATCTGCGGATCACGCACGATGAAGTCCTTGGCCGAACTCTGGGACTCATCCGCTCCAAGGATGGAGTCTTTGAAGACACTCTGACGCCTGAAGTCCCGCTGCCAGCCGGAGCAAGTGTAGCACTCAAGGTCGTCATTGACGGCGAATTCGCCCAGTTCTATTACAGCACCGGCGGCTCCGATTGGGAGAAGATCGGCCCGGCTCTGGAAATCTACCATCTGTCCGATGATTTCCCGGCTTACATCCGCTTCACCGGCACTTTCATCGGCATGTGCGCCCAGGACCTCAGCGGCACGCTGCATCCGGCGGATTTCGATTACTTTGAGTATCTGGAGCAGGAGTAGGGCGTTCAGTAGCTGTAGCATCGAAGATGATGCTTCAATAAAACTAAGGCTCTAAAGGAAAACTAGCGGAATGAACAACTGAAAGGGAAAAATCCCTTTGAATTCACCAAAAGTGAGCGGGAGGCGGAAATGAGAGGTATAAATCCCACTGATTTATCCAGATACGCGCTAACTAAGTAAATGAAGAGGACAAGTGCCCCTGAATCAGGGGAAAGTTGGCTAAACGGGCAAATAAAGAGCACAAGTGCCCCTGAATTCGCCGGAAGCGGGCCAACTCCGCAGTCTAATGTAATTTGTGCAGCAGAACGCAACACTTAGCTAAGCGGACCGGTTTATACTCTAACTTCCCCGCCACCGGCCATCCCTGCAACCCTGTAACGCTCACCACCCAAAAAAGGCCAAGCCCTCCTTATTCAAGGAGAGCCTGGCCTTTCTACTTATGTTCGCGTGTTCGCGCACAACCGCCCACACTCAGGCCGTATACTTCTCCAGCGTAGCCCTTACTGCGCCCGGACCAGCCAGCATCTCGGTGAACATAGCCTCTATAGTCCCGCCTAGTCCGGCGGCGTACAGGTCTACGCCGAAGATAGCTTTATCCTCCAGCACCGCGCGCACCTTCAAGGCCTGCTGCGCATCCGCGCCCAGAGCAACGCCTTCAAGCCGCGCTTGCAGCGATTCCAGTAGCGGGTCAGGGCTCAGCGTGAACGCAGCGCCTTCATCGTTCACGCCGAGCAGGTACCGGCACCACGCTGCAATCGCCAGCGGGATCGCCGTTAACTGGGCCGGGTCGAGATCCCCGCGCCGGATATACGACTTGATCGTCTCGCCGAAGCGGATGCCGACCTTCTGCGAGGTATCCGTAGCAATCCGCTGAGGAGTGTCCGGGATGAACGGGTTGGCGAACCGTTCCTGCAGCACCTCGTCCAGGAATTGCTTCGGACTCAGGATGCCGGGATCGACAACAACGGGCAGGCCTTCCTTGTAGCCGATAGTCTCGACAAGCTTCCGAAGCGTAGCATCCTGCATCTCATCGGCGATCAGCGTGTAGCCGAGCAGACAGCCAGTTACCGCCAGTGCCGTATGCAGCGGGTTGAGGCAGGTAGTTACCTTCATCGTCTCCACCTTGTTAACCGTGTCGCGGTCCGTGAAGATCACACCGGCTGCTTCAAGCGCCGGACGGCCGTTCGTGAATTTGTCCTCAATGACCAGGTACTCGCTGATCTCCGCATTTACGAAGGGAGCGGTGTACGTATTCTTGGAGGTAACGATCACATCCATGCCGCCGATGCCCTGTTCCAGCAATGCTGCCTGGACGGATTCGGACGGGCGCGGGGTGATTTTGTCGATCATGGACAGCGGGAAGGTGATCTTCTGCTCATCCTCCAGGTAAGCCACGAACCCTTCCTCGACATGGCCCTTCGCGGCCCATTCCTTGGCGATCGTAACCATGCCGTTCTTCAGCTTGTCGCCGTTATGCGAGCAGTTGTCCATGCTGACGAAGGTCATCGGGTACTGGCCCTTCAGGTAACGCTTGTAGGCGAAGGAAGCCACGATGCTCATCGCATGAACCGGATGCTCCGGCCCGCCGACGATGTCCTTCTGCACAATGCCCAGATACTGTCCGTCCGGTCCCGTCAGGGAGTAGCCCTTCTCCGTAATCGTGAAGCTCGCCATCTGCAGGCTGGGATTCTCGAAAATCTCAGTCAGGCGGCTGTAGTCCGCTTCCCTCGTCTTGTCTGCCGTGATGCCTTCGACGATGCTGCTGACGATCCGCTTCTGGAAGTCGCCTGCCGCATTCATCAGCACGAGTAGGGTCAGATTGTCGTAAGGCTTGTAGACCTTGTCGATCATCTCGAAGTCGAAGGTCTCGGCGGCGATAATGCCGGTGTCAGCCTTGCCGCTGTCCAGCAGCTTCTGGTGCGCATTCGCCACGAAGCCTCTGAAAATATTGCCCGCCCCGAAGTGAACCCACTCCGGCTTCTTTAACGTATTCTGCGCGACCGCTGCGAAGTCGAACTTTGGCAGCTCTACCCCTGCGGCTTCCCAGGCTGCGCGCTCCTCCATGCTGCTTCTGTTCAGACTCAGCATTTACTTGGCCCCCTTGGCATTCTCCAGGCTGTCCCATACGCCGAGCAGATACATGATGCCCATCGCTCTGTCGTAGAGGCCATAGCCCGGACGGCAGTTCTTTTCCTCGCCCCAGAGATGTCTGCCATGGTCCGGACGCACATAACCGGTGAAGCCGCTCTCATGATACGCCTTGACAACCTCAGCAACATCTACGCTGCCGTCGCGTCCGCGGTGGGATACCTCAATGAAGTCCCCGTTATCGAACACCTTCACATTGCGGATATGGGCAAAATAAATCCGGTCATTGAACTCGCGGATCATCGCCGGCAGATCATTCTCCGGGTTGGTGCCGAGCGAGCCGGTGCAGAAGGTCAGGCCGTTATACGGGCTGTCCACCATGTCCAGGAAGCGGCGGATCGTATCGCGGCTGCGGATAATGCGCGGCAGTCCGAAGATCGGCCAGGCCGGATCATCGGGGTGAATTGCCATTTTGATATCCACTTCTTCACATACCGGAATGATGCGCTCCAGGAAATACTTCAGGTTGTCGAACAGTTTATCCTCAGTAACGTCAGCATAAGCCGCGAACAGCTCATCCAGCTTGGCCAAGCGCTCCGGCTCCCAGCCGGGCATCGTGAATTGTCCGGCACCCTTCAGGATGCGGTCCACCATCTCACGCGGATTATCGGTAATGGCAGCCTTTTCATAAAAGAGTGCATTCGATCCGTCCGGGAGCTCCTTGTACAGCTCGGTACGGGTCCAGTCGAACACCGGCATGAAGTTGTAGCAGATGACCTTGACGCCAACCTTGGCGAGCTTGCGGATTGTATCGATATAGATGTCAATATATTTGTCGCGGGACGGCAGTCCGATCTTGATATCATCATGAACGTTGACGCTTTCAACAACCGCTGTGCTGAAGCCCTTGGCTGTGATCTGATCGGCAACCTTCTGGATTTCTTCCATTTCCCAGACCTCACCGGCCACCTTGTGGTGCAGCGACCAGACGATGCCCATAACGCCCGGGATTTGACGGATGTGGTCAAGGGTGATGTTGTCGTTGCCCTCGCCGTACCATCTCCAAGTCATATTCATTGTCATTTTCCTCCTTAAGTAAGATAAGCATAAATACAAATGATAACCATCCGAAGCCTTGTGACAATTGACCTTATAGAACCAGCGTTACATGTGGCATAATCTTGTATACAAGATTCGATTCGTAATGATCATAGATTATGCGTACATCTTTGTCAATGAAATTCATATCCCTTTTCTATATAATGGGGGGAAGAACAATCCCGAACAGAAAGTTGGTCTATTCCATGACTTCCAAAAAAGAAATAATGGCCTACCTCAAGCAGGAGATTCTCTCCCTTGAGCTGAAGCCGGGGGCGATGATCAGTGAGACGGCTCTATCCGAGCGCTTCCAGCTGTCGCGGACGCCGATTCGTGATGTGCTGAAGCAGCTGTCCCTGGAGCAATACGTCGATATCTATCCCAAAAAAGGCAATCTCGTATCCTACATAGACCTGGAGTCCGTGGAACAGATTATCTACCTGCGCAATGTGCTGGAGAAGGAAATTATGAAATCGCTGGCCGGGAATATCCCGCTAAAAGGGCTGCATGAGCTGAGGGACAACCTTGCGCAGCAGCAGAAATGTATCGAGCAGGCGGAGGGGGCGGAGGTGTTCCTGCAGCTCGATGACCAGTTCCACCGCACGATGTTCGGCTTGGCCGGGCGTGAATTCCTGTGGGGTGTGCTCCAGCAGTTCAATGTGCACTACATCCGCTACCGCAAGCTGCATATGCTGAAGGACGAGAAGCTGGCGGCGATTCAGCAGGAGCATCAGCAGCTTCTGGATTATATCGTGCAGGGCGACACCGCGGGGATCGACGAGCTGCTGCACCACCATCTGCGGGCGGATATCGATTCCAACAACCTCCAGGAGCATTTCGCCACGTATATCAAAAAATAGGGCGGGCCTTCATCAAGCCCCGCCCGCAATAGCGCAAAAAACCCGCCCTCATCATCCATGAGTGCAGGCTTTTACTAAAAATATAAGAACTTATATGTTGCACACGATAACTTATCCTTCTATTTCTCGCTGAAACGGTACCGTCCTTTAAAAGGACGGCGAAGCCGCTTCTACTTGATATAAGGTTGTTCAGGCTTCGTGCTCTGCCCAGCTCCTGTCCTCGCGGTATTCCCGCGGCGACTTGCCGCTCCAGCGCTTGAACTGTCTGCTGAAATGGGCGATATCGCGGTAGCCGAGCAGGCCCGATATCTGGCTGACCGTCAAGCTGTGGTCATCCAGCAGCACCTTGGCCTCATGCAGTATCTGCTCAGAGAGGTAGACGCGGGGGGAGAGGCCGAATACCTGGCGGAAGACCCGGTAGCAGTGCGAGGGGCTGATCCCCAGCTCAGCGGCGATGTCGTCAACGCCATAATGGCTGTCATAGGGCACCTCCTGCTTGAACTGCTGATAGATCAGGCTTTGGAGGCGGCTGCGGATTTGGTGGGCCAGCTCGATTCGCTCATAAGTACCCGGAGAGGAATTGTCAGCCTCCAGGGAGAAGACCTCCCAGAGCTGGGCGAACAGCTCGAAGACGGCGGACTGCAGCCTCATGCGCTGGGAGATCGTGATGCTGCCGGAGCCGGAGGTGGAAATCTCCACCAGCCTGCTGAGGAGCGGTCCTAATCTGTGGGCAACATTGCTCTCTGAGGTGAACAATACATGATTCAGCCGGCTGAGAAGTGAAATGAACAGCTTGTCATCGATATCGAAATGGATGCAGAAATAGGTGAAGGCTCCGCCGTTTCCGCTGCGGCTGGAATGGATATCGCCCGGCCTCAAGAGGACCAGATCCCCGGCGCGCTGGAGATAGCTGTGGTTGTTGACCGTGAGCTGCTGCTCCCCTTCAAGCACATAATTGAATTCGTATTGGGGATGGGCGTGCTGCGGATAATCCCATTCCCCGCTCACCTTGCGCAGATGCATGCCGAACAGGTTGAGCGTGGTTTTCACATCCGGGATGATAGTTTCACTAAGGCTTTGCCCCGGGACAGGCGGTTCAAAAGCTGCAACCAATAGGATCGCCCCCTGATACTTTGCGTTCTCTTGATAGGGATGTACACTTGTTATTAGTATACAGGATTCTGCTTGATTTGGGTAAATATTAGCGTGATTTGACAATGTTCCGGGGCTGCGGCTGCGTGGTAGGATGAACCTGAATGAAATCTAGTATACAAGATGTATGCGGAGGAGATATGGACATGAGACAACAATCCGGGAATGAGTATGCTGCACAATATGACAGCGGATACAATGCGTGGTTAAGCTATCCTAAGCTTCAACAAGGCCCCCTATATAAGCAATATGTGAAATGGTGCGGAGCGGTATCCGTTACGGAAGGCGGGGAGACCATCCAGGCTGCACTTCAGGAATGGACAAGAGGCATTGCCTCGCTATTGGACCTTGAGGCTGTCTCCAAGCCGCAGCCGGAAGAATTCGGTGTGGCCTTCGGCACCTTCACGGGTGATCATCCGCTGATCCAGGGCTTGTTCGAGGACAAGACGGTCCAAGCTTTGGGAGCAGAAGGATTCGCCATTCGTACCAGCCAGTCCCGTAAATGCATTGCTGTAGGGGCTTCTTCCCAGGCAGGTGTGT
The sequence above is a segment of the Paenibacillus sp. FSL R7-0204 genome. Coding sequences within it:
- a CDS encoding CdaR family transcriptional regulator, producing the protein MFQLSEKQAQEIVDKMMMDIPYNINIMNDQGIIIGSGHRARVGTVHQGAVEALSTGHRVEVMEDGRYEKKGTNEPIVIGNTRVGVIGISGSPEEVRPFCNIVRTTVSLLIEQRNTLEHLASEVSRKKALLEMLLDHQGAYSQKLRKEAAAYQIDLLQKTTVLYLKHVQPELDEAKLLFLHPSFQLDGDTWVILVQSRPDCSRLIAELLHNQPQLLLASGRLEASIAEGYRQAKAALGVLLALRPAGQSISYEDAEFLVKLSQAKLSDKPGTAIKLEDTADLLETLRSFINHNCSVSQTAEQLNIHRNTLQYRLKRIESVTGKDPRNLLQLFELTHELLALYK
- a CDS encoding glycoside hydrolase family 43 protein, translating into MSRNLIHNPILRGFHPDPSICRAGDDYYIATSTFEWFPGVRIHHSRDLVNWRPLTYALTRSSQLNMEGDPDSGGIWAPCLTYDNGLFYLIYTDVKSRQGAFKDTPNYLVTAENIEGPWSEPVYLNSSGFDPSLFHDEDGRKWLVNMLWDHRTGRNSFAGIVLQEYSVEEQRLIGPVTNIYKGTELKLTEGPHLYRKDGWYYLITAEGGTQYDHAVTVARAKQIEGPYETAPVNPLLTSAGHPELALQKAGHASLVETQTGEWYMVHLCGRPVKDKYCNLGRETAIQRAIFTEDGWLALSGGGNAPSLTVEGPDLPAHPFAPAASRDDFEAPQLDVRWSTLRVPADESWLSLQERPGYLRLRGRESMSSMHRQSLVALRQQAFRCSAETSVDFEPQHFQQMAGLIVYYDTMDYLYLRITHDEVLGRTLGLIRSKDGVFEDTLTPEVPLPAGASVALKVVIDGEFAQFYYSTGGSDWEKIGPALEIYHLSDDFPAYIRFTGTFIGMCAQDLSGTLHPADFDYFEYLEQE
- a CDS encoding dihydrodipicolinate synthase family protein; this translates as MKLSHPNAGVIPPVPTILDSTGKFDRDGMKLLIDSLIAKGVHGLFFLGTAGEFTLFTAEQREEIAELCLEYTNGRLPAWIGTGSNTAPETLRLSRHAAEHGATGIVIMNPYYYKLNGDALFAHYAAVLEAVDVPLMLYNFPAMTGQDLTPAFVARLAAHYPNVLGIKDTVDQLSHIRQMIMQVKAVSPDFSVFCGFDEYLLPTLAAGGDGAIAASANFAPQLMLGVYDSFKKGDLAGVLQFNRQIVEIPALYAIDDPFIASIKEAVRLSGVPVSTFSLASPGVWSAEHEEKLKFIFSRAGIAQG
- a CDS encoding IclR family transcriptional regulator, with protein sequence MDQKYWVPALERADLILKAISRQTGALKMTDLCEETGINKSSMFSLLRTMETLGWVVKDAGERYVLGAGISYYNTVYNDSLKQNMNLVERFLAESVQSVGAVGETFQLSVLDRDEIIYLAKQEGQSLVRLESSPGMRFPAHATAMGKMMLALLPEGELERRYPGKMLPAVTARTLTDWSKFIAALAAIRKTGYALDQEEIIQGISCVAAPVLDASGKAVAAVSTSMLQHAFEAKREIALREVKALAVKLSLS
- a CDS encoding YjhG/YagF family D-xylonate dehydratase, whose translation is MKEDIIEAVPVHTAAEGPAGQLPITGEVLRNAPSGEIFGMTQNAGMGWNPLLLNRPQYLILGTMGGIRREDGTPLALGYHTGHWEIGVMMEEIAEELTANEGIPFAGYVSDPCDGRSQGTTGMFDSLPYRNDAAIVLRRLIRSLPTRKGVLGVATCDKGLPAMLLALAGMHKLPGIIVPGGVTLPPIEGEDAGKVQSIGARYSNGELSLEEAADLGCRACATPGGGCQFLGTAATAQVIAEALGMALPHSALSPSGQPIWKNIGRQSARALQHLDQNGIVMSDILTDQSIQNAMVLHAAFGGSTNLLLHLPAIAHAAGLKVPTVEDWNRVNRMVPRLVSVLPNGPVPHPTIRVFLAGGVPEVMLHLRKLGLIDESVLTVTGRTLGENLDWWESSQRRTDLRQRLLEADGVDPDSVIMSPEEAKRQGMASTMTFPIGNLCPEGAVIKSAAIDPAVLDSEGVYRHTGRVKVFTTERAAIRSIKLGMVQAGDILAVIGRGPSGTGMEETYQLTSALKHLPYGKYVTLITDARFSGVSTGACIGHMGPEALAGGPLGKLRDNDWVEVRIDTVNLEGSVNLVGEGDEPLTKEAGMLILASRTPHPGLAVDPGLPEDTRLWAALQAASGGTWKGCIYDTDKIIALLEAGRQALEEKL